Within the Gemmatimonadota bacterium genome, the region CGATCGATACCGCTCCCATCGTCCGCGACACGGATCAGAACGTAACCAGCCTCGCGCTGGGCGCTCAGTGTCAATCGTCCGCGCGCAGACTTGCCGTTGCTCGCGCGCTCTTCCGCGGATTCAATCCCGTGATCCAGCGCGTTCCGAAGCAGGTGCATCACGGGATCGCCGATGCGATCGAGAATCGAGCGATCCATCTCGATCTCCGCGCCATCCAGCGTAAAGTCGACTTCCTTCCCCAGCGACCGCGCGGTCTCGCGCACCAGTCGCGGAAAACGTTCGAATACATCTCCCACCGGAACCATCCGTGCACCGACGACCTGCTCGCGCAGCTCGCTAAGCAGACGCGACGTGCTCGCAAAGGCCGAAGAGACATTCTCGCCAGTGACGTTGCGCAGCTCCCGTTCCAGCTGACCACGAGCGATCTCGATCTCGCCGACGAGATTCATCAGCGAGTCGAGCCTGCTCGCGCGGATACGCACGTGGGTTGCACGCTTGCGTGCGGGGTTCGCTGACGGATCGGTTGGTGTCGCATTTCCGTCCGCCTCAGGTCCTGGCGCGGGCCGCGTCACCGCAAGCTCGATTTCGCGCGCGAGTGTGTCCGCTTCGTCGATCAGGTCGCCGAGGGACGACGGAGTCAGCTGTTCCTCACCGCGGCGCAGTACGTCGAGCGCAGATTCAAGCGTGTCGGCGCGCTCGGTGACGGCGGCGTAACCCATTGCCGCGGCCATCCCCTTGATGCTGTGGACCGCGCGAAACGCGGCCGCAATCGCATCAACCGACGCCGGCGCACTCTCCAATTCCGCAAGCGCACCGCTCAGCTCGGCGACGTGCTCGCGACCTTCGCTCAGGAAGAGATCGACGTACTTCGACAGGTCCACGGGATCGCGGCTCTGGCGGAGAGCTAGCCCAGCACTCGCTGCACGGCTTCGAGCACGCGGCTGGGCTGGAACGGCTTGACGACGAAGTCCTTCGCGCCAGCCTGGATCGCGTCGACCACGAGCGCCTGCTGTCCCATGGCGCTGCACATCACGACACGTGCTCGCGGATCGAACGCGGTGATCTCGCGCACCGCATCGATGCCGCCCATGTCGGGCATGACGATGTCCATGGTGACGAGATCGGGACGCAGCTCCTTGTACTTCGCGACCGCCTTGGTTCCGGTATCGGCCTCGCCCACAATCGTGAAGCCGGCCTGCTGCAGTATGTCCGAAAGCATCGTGCGCATGAACACCGCGTCATCGCACACCAGAACCGTGTGGCTCATTCATCCTCCGAAATAGCGACGACGCGCATGGCAACGTCTCGCACGTCAAGTTCAGTGTAGCCTTCCTCGGGTCGCAACGCACGCACATCGGCGACCCGTTCCACGGCAAGTCCAACCCCGCGTACTCCGACATCGGCAATCAGCACCATGCGCAGCGGGACGCCGGCGTCGCCGGGATGCAGCACGGCGCCTGCGTTCACGACGGTAACGATGCTGCCCCGGACGTTGATGAGACCGAGAACGGAATCGGGCGCGCCCGGCAGCCGCGTGACGCGACCGAGAGGAACGACCTCGCGCACCGCTGATACCTGGCACGCGTACGCCCTGCCGGCAACCCGGAACACGAGCGAGCGGTCATCGATGCCCGGATCGAAGTCGGTCTCCGCGGTGAGCGAATGCTGCGCGTCAGACGGGGAAATTGTAGAAGCCAAAGGTCGTCAAAGGATCGGGGTCAGCGTACAACTCGGGCGACTCGCCAAGGGCAGCGAGTGATCGGTGGAGATCGTCCGGCAGCGGCGAGCGAAAGTCCAACTGCTCACCGGAAACCGGATGATGGAACTGGAGCCATGCAGCGTGCAGAAAGTGTCGCTTCGCAGGAAGTGCCGCGAGACGCCGTCCACCACCGCCACCATACACGTCGTCACCCACAACCGGATGGCCGACTGACGAGAGATGCACCCTTATCTGATGCGTCCGCCCGGTGTAGAGGTGAGCCCGAAGCAGGTCGACACTGGCA harbors:
- a CDS encoding chemotaxis protein CheA; this encodes MDLSKYVDLFLSEGREHVAELSGALAELESAPASVDAIAAAFRAVHSIKGMAAAMGYAAVTERADTLESALDVLRRGEEQLTPSSLGDLIDEADTLAREIELAVTRPAPGPEADGNATPTDPSANPARKRATHVRIRASRLDSLMNLVGEIEIARGQLERELRNVTGENVSSAFASTSRLLSELREQVVGARMVPVGDVFERFPRLVRETARSLGKEVDFTLDGAEIEMDRSILDRIGDPVMHLLRNALDHGIESAEERASNGKSARGRLTLSAQREAGYVLIRVADDGSGIDRDSVLARARAAGIVGWDTDALDDVTLLRVLAHPGFSTAASVTNISGRGVGLDVVDAAVRLLGGTIEIRTVAHRGTAITLRLPLSVAIVRALIARVGQELFAIPFTHIVETLQFEPPAAAFRGAEWTETTIGDTIVRVVMLRTLFGTEPCVSERMPGVSVLARGRRAALIVDDFVGQQDVVVKRFDPPRGGSSMFAGATVLGDGSPALIVDVNSLI
- a CDS encoding response regulator, producing MSHTVLVCDDAVFMRTMLSDILQQAGFTIVGEADTGTKAVAKYKELRPDLVTMDIVMPDMGGIDAVREITAFDPRARVVMCSAMGQQALVVDAIQAGAKDFVVKPFQPSRVLEAVQRVLG
- a CDS encoding chemotaxis protein CheW codes for the protein MASTISPSDAQHSLTAETDFDPGIDDRSLVFRVAGRAYACQVSAVREVVPLGRVTRLPGAPDSVLGLINVRGSIVTVVNAGAVLHPGDAGVPLRMVLIADVGVRGVGLAVERVADVRALRPEEGYTELDVRDVAMRVVAISEDE